One Synechococcus sp. JA-2-3B'a(2-13) genomic window carries:
- the glmS gene encoding glutamine--fructose-6-phosphate transaminase (isomerizing) has product MCGIVGYVGFQWAAPILLEGLRTLEYRGYDSAGIATVDPEEGLRIVRATGKLHNLLVKLTANMPTAKVGIGHTRWATHGGVTEENAHPHCDERGRIVVIQNGIVENYLELKERLLERGIPFRSQTDTEVIAQLLGLYTEELGSFEAAFGQVMGQLRGGNAVVALDREAPDRLIAARLGNAGAVVVGEGEGENFVASDLPAIVRHTRKVVFLEDGEMAVLTESQVRYLRITGEELRKSSITVAWDPVSAAKGGYKHFMQKEIFEQPRTTTDTLRGRVDLEQGRVTLEGLTLSEAQLAHIEHIHAVACGTAWHACWVLKYFIESLARTPVEVDYASEFRYRQPVLRPNHLLLALTQSGETVDTLAAMSEARTQGIPTLAIVNAIGSQASRLADAGVLYIHAGPEIAVASTKVFTGMLVAGYLLALQLAQAKGILSPAQIQAHLQALIELPGKISLMLKDAALYDQLAEQYHHVANMLYLGRWVNAPIALEGALKMKEVSYIHAEGYPAGEMKHGPIALIDERVPVVCIATRDPVYEKMLSNIEQVRARGGRVIALINPEDTQVREKADHIIEVPSTTPLLSAVLNVIPLQLFAYAMALRRGADVDQPRNLAKSVTVE; this is encoded by the coding sequence ATGTGTGGCATTGTCGGCTACGTGGGTTTTCAGTGGGCTGCCCCCATCCTGTTGGAGGGCCTGCGCACCTTGGAGTATCGGGGCTATGATTCTGCCGGCATCGCCACGGTGGATCCCGAAGAGGGATTGAGGATTGTTCGCGCCACCGGCAAGCTGCACAACCTGCTGGTGAAGCTGACGGCCAACATGCCCACGGCCAAGGTAGGGATCGGACATACCCGCTGGGCCACCCACGGCGGCGTGACCGAAGAAAATGCTCACCCCCACTGCGACGAGCGCGGGCGCATTGTGGTGATCCAAAACGGCATTGTGGAAAACTACCTGGAGCTAAAGGAGCGTCTCCTGGAGCGGGGGATCCCATTTCGCTCCCAAACCGATACGGAAGTGATCGCCCAACTGCTCGGCCTCTATACAGAAGAGCTGGGCTCCTTTGAGGCGGCCTTTGGCCAGGTCATGGGGCAACTGCGGGGGGGAAACGCCGTGGTGGCTCTGGATCGGGAGGCGCCGGATCGGCTGATCGCAGCCCGTTTGGGCAATGCCGGAGCCGTGGTGGTGGGAGAGGGAGAAGGAGAAAACTTCGTGGCCTCCGATCTGCCTGCCATTGTCCGCCATACCCGCAAGGTGGTGTTCTTAGAAGATGGGGAAATGGCGGTTCTCACGGAGTCTCAAGTGCGCTACCTGCGCATTACCGGCGAGGAGCTGCGCAAATCCAGCATCACCGTGGCCTGGGATCCCGTCTCAGCCGCCAAGGGAGGCTACAAGCACTTCATGCAAAAGGAGATCTTTGAGCAGCCCCGCACCACCACCGATACGCTACGGGGGCGGGTGGATCTGGAACAGGGCCGGGTGACACTGGAGGGGCTAACGCTTTCTGAAGCGCAACTGGCCCACATTGAGCACATCCACGCCGTAGCCTGTGGTACTGCCTGGCACGCCTGCTGGGTGCTCAAGTACTTCATCGAGAGCTTGGCCCGTACCCCTGTAGAGGTGGATTACGCCTCTGAGTTTCGCTACCGCCAGCCGGTGTTGCGCCCCAACCACCTGTTGCTGGCCTTAACCCAGTCGGGAGAAACCGTCGATACGCTGGCAGCCATGAGCGAGGCCCGCACCCAAGGGATCCCGACTCTGGCGATTGTCAACGCCATCGGATCCCAGGCCAGCCGTCTGGCGGATGCCGGAGTCCTCTACATCCATGCCGGGCCGGAGATTGCCGTGGCTTCCACCAAAGTGTTTACTGGCATGTTGGTGGCGGGGTATTTGCTGGCCCTGCAACTGGCCCAAGCCAAAGGGATCCTCAGCCCGGCCCAGATCCAAGCCCACCTGCAAGCCTTGATTGAGCTGCCGGGCAAGATCAGCCTGATGCTGAAGGACGCCGCCCTCTACGACCAACTGGCGGAGCAGTACCATCATGTTGCCAACATGCTCTACCTGGGCCGCTGGGTTAACGCCCCGATTGCCTTGGAAGGAGCCTTGAAGATGAAAGAGGTGAGCTACATCCACGCCGAAGGCTACCCGGCAGGCGAGATGAAGCATGGCCCTATTGCCCTCATCGACGAGCGGGTGCCGGTGGTGTGCATTGCCACCCGGGATCCCGTCTACGAAAAAATGCTCTCCAACATCGAACAGGTGCGGGCGCGGGGGGGACGGGTGATCGCCCTCATCAACCCCGAAGACACCCAGGTGCGGGAGAAAGCCGACCACATCATCGAGGTGCCCAGCACGACACCCCTGTTGTCGGCGGTTCTGAACGTGATCCCCCTGCAGTTGTTCGCCTACGCCATGGCTTTGCGCCGCGGAGCCGATGTGGATCAGCCGCGCAACTTGGCCAAGTCGGTAACGGTGGAGTAA